A window of Bos mutus isolate GX-2022 chromosome 3, NWIPB_WYAK_1.1, whole genome shotgun sequence genomic DNA:
cccttctggctctggcttccTGTCACAGGAGGGGGATGatctgcagccagctagctccgttcagtcctttgttctgtgagcgggcctggcagtgtcttatgttagggcttttcacgtggtagctatcccacagtctggtttgctagcccaatttagttccctcagattgccctcagagcattcaggccctgtccttactctaagcaatgtagcccactcctccctgcccagcccccgcttgctagtggcagatgcaggcgtctgcgctgcttctctgctgggggagttaccatttggcacgtaatctgtgggttttaattatttatttatttttcctcccagttatgttgccctctgtggtttcAAGGCTCACCACAggctcggcagtgagagtgtttcctggtgtttggaaatgtttctcttttttaagactcccttccaggGATGGAGCTcggtccctacctcttttgtctctctttttatcttttatattttttcctacctccttacAAAgtcaatgggctgcttttctgggcgcctgatgtcctctgctggcattcagaagttgttttgtggaatttactcagcgttcaaatgttcttttgatgaatttgttggggagaaagtggtctccctgtcctattacTCCGCTATCTAAGGACCACCCCTCTCTACATATTTTTTGACCCAAAATTCCTGGTGGGAATAGTCTGAGTCCTGAACCCATCTGACTTAGTCTAGGGTTTACAGAGCACTCTTGAGAGCCTTAGAAGCCTGGAATCTGGGAATCCAAGCTGGAGTCACTCAGCAGAACACGCAAGGCCTCTCCAAGGAAATAAGCTGCTGTAGCCAAATGTCAGGCCTCTGGAAGCCTTGGAAATAATGGTTATCAGGGATCTGAGTCTTTCCTGAGAAGAGGAAATCAGGTGCTTAATCAATGCTACCTACTATTCCCAACCCCAAGTCTTTTTTCTAAGGATAGACCAGATTTTCCTGGCCATGCCAAAGTTAAGTTAGAGATTCCCTGGACATTGAGGAAAAGGTAAGGTGATAATAGAGGTGAAAGATGCTTTTTTTGTtcccaatattttattatgaaaactctcaaacatacagaaaactggAAAGTATTTTGCAGTGAACACTCAGATACCTCCCATCTCAGTTCTCCCATTGGGGTTTTACTTTTCTTGCTATATCACACACCTATTCATTTATCCACCAGTTTAGTCATCCATCAATacatcttggttttttttttttttttaaggtgctgCTTTTTTACTTCATTAGTCCTTTATGATTTACAGCAACCTGATTTTATTTCATCTCTAACACATTTCTGGAGGAAGATGGTACAGGTGGGACATTTCTAGCTTATAGATGAGTAAACTAATTCTCAGGGAAATTCAGAAATTCATCCAAAGTCACTATTCTCATTTCTTTGTGGACTAGAAGCCTATAAAGTCTTTTGTACTGATTATTGTAGCTACATTCATGAGAGAGAACGTcaggtgagtgaatgaataactTTGCTAAGCAATGGATCTAGAGGGAAGGCGGCCAAAATATCATCTCATTTCTCAACATCTAGCATTATCAGCATGTGTTTttataatgaatgaatgactgtgtgcatgcatgcatgaataaacaaacaaatgaatgaatgctggCTAGAGAATCCCAGCTGCTTCTCCAAGtccctcttttgtctctgcaGGGCAAGGAGCCTCTGAAAAAGACTCAGCCTCAACAGTGGTGAAAGCCATTGTAGGGGGTTCAGTGATTCTCTCCCTCAACATTTCAGTGGATGCAGAAATTGAGCAAATCACCTGGAGTGGTCCCAAAGACGCTTTGGTTTTAGCATTCCCAAGTGGAGAGATTTTGTTTTTAGACAAAAGCTACAAAGGGCGAATAAACATCCCAAAAAACAACTCTTTGTCTATTAACAAGCTGACTCTGAAAGATGCTGGTTCATACAAAGCCCGGATAAACCAAAAGGGATCTGAAGACATCAATGAGAGATTCATCTTATATATCTATGGTGAGTTCTAAAGAGCGAGTGTGAGCtttgaccttttatttttaaaagcagtcttttttcctcttcaggAATTTATCTAAGATGAAGAGAGCAATGATATTGGCCATTTTCACCCAATTCCATAAATACAGATGTCAAGAGtgaaaaacaaccaaaatatgGTTAAGAGCCATTTggatttttctctctgttaatATCCTTTATCCATCTGTATTAGCTTGTTAGAGTTGCCATAACgaaatatcacagactgggtcATTTAAACAACTGAAATTCGTTTTATCACAATTCTGGAGGGTTGAagcctgagatcaaggtgtcagtgaGCTTGATTTCTTCTGAGCCTcactccttggcttgcagatggccaccatTTTGGCGTGTCTTCACATGGTGTCCCTCTGTCTGCACGGTCTGTGTCTTACTCGCCTCTTTTTACAAGGACACCAATCGTACTGGATTAAGGCCCACATTACAACCCCACTTTaacttaattatctctttaaaggctctgtctccaaatacagccacattCTGAGGCACTAGGGATTATgacttcaacataggaatttttaTTCATcccactgaataaaaataaaaatagcactgTGGTCTCTGGTCCCCAAAACTCTTGTCTTTGTCACAAAGTACATTTGCCTCATCTCAACAGCCCCCAAAGTCTTAACTCATTCCATCATCAAATTCAAAATCTTATCTAGATATCATCTAAATCATATGTAAGTGAGATTTGAGGCAAAATTCCCCTCCAATTATAGACCTGTGAAACCAGACAAGTTACCTGCTTTCATGTTGGCACAGGGACATGATAGACATTTACATTCCAAAAGGgagaaattggaaagaagaaaggggtcACAGGTCCCAAGCAAGTCTAACCCTATTAAGGCAAATtccattagatttttaaaaattttattggggtatagttgatttacaatgtagtgttagtttcagatgtacagcatagtAAATCTGTTGCACATGTATGTATATCCACTCTttcttagattattttcccatataggcctttacagaatattgagtagagtccctgtgctatacagtaggtccctattcgttaatctattttatatgtaatactgtgtatatgtcaataccaatctcctaatttatccttcacCCTCTCTGGTAaccagaagtttattttttacatctgtaactctatttctgttttacagataagttcATTGttaagattccatgtataagcaatatcatatgatgtctttctctgtttgacttatttcactcagtgtgacaatctctaggcccattcatgttgctataaatggaattatttctttcttttttttatgactgagtaccACATCTTTTTAAGGTTCAAGAACCACCCCCACCAACACTCCCCGGGCCTACATCCTTTAGGCCCATGATGCCAGTGGCAGACCCATTAACCTCTGAACTTCCCATGGGGtcattctcctcttttcctcAAGGATAAGGGATGATATCAGCTAGATATCTCTACTGGCTCATTCTTGAAAACCCCCCAAATCTGATAGCCTTCCTTCATTTAGCGCCATCTGTGTCTGTTTAGTCCAAGCTGGCAGAATTTCTACTTGGATAGTTAATTGGATCCATGAATCACACCATTGTCTATCCATACTCTCAGTGTTTTCTCCAGAcacaaattctcatttttttttttttttgcaaaatagcTAGGTTGAGACTTTTCCAAATCTTCAAATTCTGGTTTCTCTTGCTTAACAATTCCTTCCTcaatttatctttcctttctgaCATTTTACTATGAGAAAAAGGAGAATACAGGCTTCTGGGGtagttcaattggtaaagaatacacctgcaatgcaggaggcctgggttcaatccctgggttgggaagatcccctggaggagggcatggcaacccactccagtattcttgcctgaagaattccacaaacagaggagcctagcagcctatggtccatggtgttgcaaagaatcgggctcaactgagcgactaagcacagcacaaaaggagaaaacaagTAGTGCCCTCAGCACTTTGCTTGGAGATCTCCTTAACTGAACAATAAGTTCATCACTTAAATGTTCAAAAGTAGAACACAATTTGTCTAAGTTCTTTGCTGCTTTATAGTAAGTATCACTTTTCCTCCAATAACATGTTCTTCATTTTCAACTAATACCTTACCGGGAATACCGttaatgtttatatttctacCATTGTTATGTTGATTATAATATATGTCTATCTCTCAGATAATAGAGGCTTTCTCTACAgctgtcttctttccttttaagcTCTTACCAGAATCACCTAACCCTAACATCCCTATTTTTATGAACAGTCTCTTGAAGACAGTCTAGGCTTTTTCTCACATGCATCTTAAAACTCTTCCAGCTTCTATCCATTAATCAATCCCAAAGTCACCTCAACATTTTTGGGAATTTGTCATATAGCACCCCAGGTCTGGTGCAAAAGTCTGTATTGGTTTGctagggctgtcataacaaaacAGCACAGACCGAGTGACTTAAAcaagaaagatttattttttttcacaagtCAGAAGGTTGGTTAAGATgtcagcaggtttggtttcttctgaggcctctttccttggcttgcaTACAGCCACCTTCTTTCCCTATGTCCTCAGATGGTTGTCTCTGGCTGTATTGTCTTTATCTCAGTctcctttttagttctttttaattttaattaatttatttatttaattggaggctaattactttacaatattgtagtggtttttgccaaacatcgacatgaattagccacaggcccacatgtgttccccatccagaacccccctcccacctctatccccatcccatccctctgggtcatcccagtgcaccagccctgagcaccgtctcatgcattgaacctggaccagTGGtccacttcacatatgataatatacacgtttcaacgctaccctctcaaatcatcccaccctcaccttctcccacagagtccaaaagactgttctttacatctgtgtctcttttgctgtctcacatatagggtcatcattaccatctttctaaattccatatatacgctttagtatactgtattggtgtttttctttctgacttacttcactctgtataataggctccagtttcatccacctcatttgaactgattcaaatgcactcttttaatggctgagtaatattccattgtgtatatataccacagctttcttatccattcttctgccaatggacatctaggttgcttccatgtcctggctattgtaaacagtcctgtgatgaacattggggtacacgggtctctttcaattctggtttccttggtgtgtgtgcccagcagtggggttgctgggtcgtatggcagttctatttccagttttttaaggaatctccacattgttctccatagtggctgtactagtttgtattcccaccaacagtgtaagagggttcctttttctctgcatcctctccagcatttattgttttttagacttttgatagcagccattctgactggcgtgagatggtacttcattgtggtttagatttgcaattctctgataatgagtgttgttgagcatcttttcatgtatttgttagccttttgtatgtcttctttggagaaatgtctgtttagttctttggcccatttctgtatgtcttctttgaagaaatgtctgtttagttctttggcccattttttgactggatcattttttttcttgaattgagctgcaggagctgcttgtacattttgagattaattctttgtcagttactttgTTTGCTatcattttatcccattctgaaggctgtctttaaatcttgcttatagtttccttcattgtgcaaaagcttttaagtttaattaggtcccatttgtttatttttgcttttatttccattctgggaggtgggtcatagaagatcctgctgtgatttatgtcagagaatgttttgcctatgttttcctctaggagtcttatagtttctggtcttacatttagatctttaatccatttttactttatttttgtgtatggtattagaaagtgttctagtttcattcttttacaagcagttgaccagttttcccagcaccacttgttaaagagtttgtcttttcctcattgtatattcttgcctcctttgtcaaagataaggtgtccataggtgcgtgcatttatctctgggctttctattttgttccattgtctataattctgtctttgtgccagaaccatactgtcttgatgactgtggctttgtagtagagcctgaagtcaggcaggttgattcctccagttccattcttctttctcaagattgctttggctattcaaggttttttgtatttccatacaaattgtgaaattatttgctctagttttctgaaaaataccattggtagcttgatagggatttcattaaatctatagattgctttgggtagtatactcattttcactatatttattcttctggtccatgaacatggtatatttctccatctatttgtgtcctctttgatttctttcatcagtgttttatagttttctatatatatatatgtcttttgtttctttaggtagatatattcctaagtgttttattcttttcattgcgatggtgaatggaattgtttccttaatttctctttctattttctcattgttagtgtataggaaggcaagggatttctgtgtgttaattttatatcctgcaacttttttttttaaggacatcAGTTATGTTGGACTAGGGACCATCCTAATGActtgattttaaattaattatcttTGTTTCCAAATACAGTTCTATATTCAATCACAGTCCAAGGTActgggggttaagacttcaacatatgcATTTGGAGGGGGCACAAAATTAAGCCTATGGCTTAATTTTTCTATCATATCATTTGACCTTTTTTACTGATTTGTAGGGAGCTCTGTGTATATTAAGCAAATTGAATTCTATGCAgttaagagaaacagaaagaaccaacttaatatatactaatatacaacaatttccaaaatatattattaaaaatttttaaagcttcaggacTATATGTATAATATGCTATCATACATGTATCTATAACTAGAATATCTCTGGAAAGATCAACAAGAAATTCATAGCATTAATTCCCTCCAGGAACAATAATTCGTAAGGAGAAAAATTAGGTGGCTAGGGGCAAGAGAgcttgtttctttgtgtgtgtgtatgtatacctTTTGTATCTTTGcaatttcaattttatatattgcctattcaaaaaaaaaaagaaagtgaacttacacacacacacacgcacacacacacacactgtgaacAGAGGAGGTGGCAcaaaagggaaggagaggacCAGGAAAAAAGTTCGAAACCAAAATGGGTTCCAAATTTAGACCAAAAGCAAGGGCAACTCAAATTATAGACGCAGAGCTTCCAATTCCCTAGAGTCTGAGGCTAGctcaattcattcatttattaatatttaccagATTCATGAGTGCCTTTCATGGGTCAGGCAGGTGCTGGATGTTCAGGTATGGATTCTGGCTCTGTCTTTGAGGAATTCACAGACTGGTGGGGGAGAGAGAGTATTCAGACTATCATCATGTTGAGTCACAGTGATAACCCCTGTAGAGGGTACTAGGTAAGCACAGAGGAAAGGCACTCAACCTTTGTGGGAAactaagtaaaaaagaaagaaaaacttcccACAGGAACAGACAGTGCtggcctctcccttcctccctctgctgCTCTACCATCCCCATCTTTTCTCTTTAGCCCTTTCCTGCTGGGGAAGCAGTCAGAGTATTTTCATTGCCATTGTCCTTGCAGAACAGCTGCAGGAGCCCCAAGTCACCATACAGTCTGTGAACGTGTCTGAGAACGCCTCCTGTACCATCACCCTGGTATGCTctgtggagggggcagggggagataTTCAGTACAAATGGACTTCGAGGGATCCTCATGCTTCTGAATCCTGGGGGCACCCtactctcaccatctcctggttgCCCTGTGATGCAGACCTACCATACACCTGCACAGCCAAGAACCCGGTCAGCCAGAGCAGCTCCCACCCTGTCCATGTCTCGCAGTTCTGTACAGGTAACTGGCTCCACTAAGGCCCAGAAATAGTCTAAGCAGCTATAGAGTCTAAACCCCAGGATTCTGGCAGGACACAGATGAAGTAGCAAGGTAAGAGAACAGATTTGcagattcctttttctctaccCTCAAGAGGCTAAGAGAGACTGACAGGGGACTTAGGCACTCCCAGGGCACTGTGAAACCCTAAGAGTctgcagagagagggaaagaaagtatAGATGCAGAAATCTAGATTGCTCTTTGCTGGGGTAGGGGTGTCTCCTAGGTGTCCTCAAAAgggcagagaggcaggagaggCCTGGGTATGCCCTGGGCAGAGCAAGGTGCTTACTTGTGCATGACAAGTGGCCATGTGAAAGCAGCAGGGATGCCTCATCAGAAAAGCAGGGGAAGGGATCCTGGGCAGGAGGGTCTCTGGGACTTAAGTCCCTTCAGGCAGGCTGAGGGTCAAAGGGTCAGGACCAGTGGCTGAATTTGCAATATCTCATCTCTGACTACAGATCTAGGAGCCTCCCGAGGAGGACCAATGGGGAAGACGGTTCTGGGGGTCCTGGGGGAGTCCATCACCCTGTCCCTGGCACTCCGGGACAGTCAGCACATAGACAATGTTGTCTGGATATTTAACACGTCTATTATCAGCAAAGAGTGGAGAGAAGAAGCAACAGCCAATCAGCTCATTGAGTTCAAGGATCCAGATCAGAACACAGTGTGGGTCTCGAGCCAAGACTACTCTCTAAAGATTGTCCAGCTGAAGATGGAGCACGCTGGCCTCTACCAAGCTTACTTGTGCTCAAATGCCAGAGTTGCCAGTGTGAAGCACATCAATCTGCGCATTTACCGTGAGTTTCTGAGTTGAACACCCATCATTAGATTCCTTTCCTGAAAGATTTCTCTCTTTGCTTCctatcccacctccctcctcctacAAAATGCCTCAGACCACTAGGACGACTACTCAGTTCACACCAGTCAGTTCACGGGAGGACAATACAACCAGCAGATAGGCAAAATCTCCCTGCTCGGAGCCCTCTTCTTCTAAGCTATATGGTATATATAGCCTAGAAGAGAGTTCCAGTTAACCCTCAACCAAGCAACTTTCAGTACTTGCCCTGTCCTGCATTGATGGTGGGACCAGGAACTCTCCAACCTGTATTTTTATAGAACATTGCAATTTTGTATAAAGGCAAAGCTGGCTGGGATAAAATCATAGAAGACTGTGGAGAAAGTCTTCCTGTGAGCTCCAAGAGCTTGGAAGGGTACTCACCTTCCCTAAGTGTGAGGGACAGAACTCACAGTCTCCCTCCTCCACCTTGGGCTTCACTGGAGCTTGGCTGGACAGTTTGTGTAATTTGTATTTGCCAGCTCCTTCACCTGTACCATTCAGACATGGTCAACCTATTTCATGCGTGGGCATCTTGGTGTCTCAGTACTTGGGAAAGGAGTCACAAtccatgatgctgttaaaatacgTAAGTCAGCTAGTTCACATCTATTGTTGCCTACTGTGACTCAAATAtcaaagaagcaggaagaaaaccTAGTAAAAGGAATAAGAAACTGGGAACAAAGGGTGCCAGCCATATGTTGCTTTTAAAATTGCtagtatttattaagtacttactcTGTGACAGTGCTCTGCTCTCCTTTCTGTATTCCTTATCTTGTGTAAGTAAACAAATTCGATGATGGGACCTCAGAATGTAAGCCTTGGAGGGTCTCAGGGCAGGTGGAAGCATTGTGCTTATCTGCGCTGATTGGTTTGCTTGTTCTTTGCGGTATACCATATAGAATGATGCGGTATGTTTTTTCACCTTTCATTAACTCCTCTATTTCACATATCTGAGCATCAAGTGATAAGCTGAGATTTCATAGCAACCAAAGGAAAGGCCAGGTGAACCTTCCCAGCCCTAAGGCAGTGTCAACACATAACttcatgaatatattttgaatggtCTCTTCCCAGTAGGCAGGCCTGACTCCACATCTGGTCTGCCTTTCTCCTCACACAGAGAGGCTGAAGAAGCCAAATGTCATGAGGAGCCTCAGGCTCACAAAGGACGGCATCTGCAAGGTCAGCCTGACATGCTCAGTGGAGGACAGTGGACACAATGTGACATATGGATGGACCCCTCTGCCTAAAGGAGCTGTCATTTCCCAAGGGGGCGCTCACCTCAGCATGTCCTGGAGAAGTGGAGAAAAACACCCCAACTTCACCTGCACAGCCAGCAACCCTGTCAGCAACAGCTCCCAGCAGTTTCTTTCTAGGGACCTCTGTCCAGGTTGCTCCCCATCTTTGTTCAGCCAAACCTCAGAGGGGTCCTTGGACCCAAGAGTTTTCCTTCCGAGTGGTTCTTTATGAAGTGCAGCAAGCAGAGTGAGAGTCTTTAAAGCAGCACATGCCAATAGAAATATAACAAAAGTCAcatagtgagtgaagtgaagtcgctcagtcgtgtctgactcctagcaaccccatggactgcagcccaccaggctcctccatccatgggattttccaggcaagagtactggaatggggtgccattgccttctctatataAAAGTCACATaggtaatttaaatttttaagtcatatggaaaaggcaaaagcaaaggtaaaattaattttaatcacatatattattttacccaacatatccaaaatatcatccttcaacatgtaatcaatacaAAGAATTATTCATAACATAATTTGCATTTCAGTTTGTATGAAGCCTTTGAAATCCAGGATGTACTTTACCCTTATGGCACATCTCAATGAAGATGCTAAATTCTCATAGGAAGTACTTGATCTGGATTCAGAtttcataaaatttgccattgaaaaaatatatttatatccaaCTTGTTCCAAATATACTTAACAGTTTTTCAATTAGGAATTGAgtaactgtttttaaatttaaattttaattaatttaaattaaatagttTAATTCCTCAGTCATACtaaccaagatcacacagcaaaaGCAGAATTGAGATTCAACATTCTGTGCTCTGCTCTTCGCTAAGGAgaagcagaaggggaaaaaaaggaaatttacccAGGGTGTGAAAATGCTGAGTCAGGCTGTGACTGGCAAATGGGGTTAGAGCTCTGATCAATAGTAATCTGGACTCACTACCTAGAACTCTTCTTATGCTGTTTTTAGAGAAGGGCAGTGGTGTGATGGATAAGGGTGTTTTAGAGTCTGGCA
This region includes:
- the LY9 gene encoding T-lymphocyte surface antigen Ly-9 isoform X2; its protein translation is MASPRRHTDDWAPQPFSNKPPKSQPHIFSPYLWTLLLFLLLGQGASEKDSASTVVKAIVGGSVILSLNISVDAEIEQITWSGPKDALVLAFPSGEILFLDKSYKGRINIPKNNSLSINKLTLKDAGSYKARINQKGSEDINERFILYIYEQLQEPQVTIQSVNVSENASCTITLVCSVEGAGGDIQYKWTSRDPHASESWGHPTLTISWLPCDADLPYTCTAKNPVSQSSSHPVHVSQFCTDLGASRGGPMGKTVLGVLGESITLSLALRDSQHIDNVVWIFNTSIISKEWREEATANQLIEFKDPDQNTVWVSSQDYSLKIVQLKMEHAGLYQAYLCSNARVASVKHINLRIYQRLKKPNVMRSLRLTKDGICKVSLTCSVEDSGHNVTYGWTPLPKGAVISQGGAHLSMSWRSGEKHPNFTCTASNPVSNSSQQFLSRDLCPGPERSTEFWIGLSLVVLFILLSLAISGWCFWKQQRRWSAPAFSSSQAETSVDTPGYEKLDTFPKTARHTSDSSSDSNGTTEEDEERTGMHQPVNGRDQVCDSVTREDAGLDSDSEGQPEYDQVTPDNMAPALAVEGETVYTQVFLDLQGKTPVPQKKENSATVYCSIQKPQKVVPPSQQNDLKSPEIPTYENVP